A region of Gadus morhua chromosome 18, gadMor3.0, whole genome shotgun sequence DNA encodes the following proteins:
- the LOC115530904 gene encoding insulin-like growth factor-binding protein complex acid labile subunit: MLCAAVKLLPLLFISILGSTSCPDRCRCFISSDLVDCQSRELTRIAPDVPEGTWLLDFSRNRLTEVQSNAFIGLWSLRILLLSNNSIEALEPQSLSSLQFLEILDLSFNRLQQLPGDFSQSLGSLLELRLRHNLLQHLSPPAMDKLENLRKLDLSHNALQTMDAGLLNALGHLRYLNLEGNKLDALEDHLLTRQQRLEVLHLGHNNISLIESEALAPLRSLNLLGLRGNRLEHVHFRVFLGLRASSSTYLQLALNPWTCDCELHRVFSKIQHVRYLKVEDYKEIVCEGPGPLAGASLALMDSQLCVAETSAVLVITITVVMGVICALVKAKRNSSSKQSVSESDAQALEK, encoded by the exons ATGTTGTGTGCAGCGGTTAAGCTACTGCCCCTGCTTTTCATCTCCATCTTGGGCTCCACGTCGTGTCCTGATCGCTGCCGCTGCTTCATCTCCTCTGATCTGGTTGACTGCCAGTCAAGAGAGCTGACCCGCATCGCCCCGGATGTCCCAGAGGGGACATGGCTGCTGGACTTCAGCAGAAACCGGCTGACGGAGGTACAGAGCAACGCTTTCATCGGACTGTGGTCACTCAGAATCCTCCTGCTGTCCAACAACAGCATCGAAGCATTGGAACCCCAg TCTCTATCATCCCTGCAATTTCTGGAGATCCTGGACCTGAGTTTCAACCGACTGCAACAGCTCCCCGGGGACTTCTCCCAGAGCCTGGGCTCCCTCCTGGAGCTGCGTCTGCGCCACAACCTCCTGCAGCACCTGTCCCCCCCAGCCATGGACAAGCTCGAGAACCTCAGGAAGCTGGACCTCAGCCACAACGCCCTCCAGACCATGGATGCCGGGCTGTTGAATGCCCTGGGGCACCTCCGGTACCTCAACCTGGAGGGGAACAAGCTGGACGCCCTGGAGGACCACCTGCTCACCCGGCAGCAGAGGCTGGAGGTGCTGCACCTCGGCCACAACAACATCTCCCTGATCGAGAGCGAGGCGCTGGCCCCGCTGCGCAGCCTCAACCTACTGGGGCTGAGGGGCAACCGGCTGGAGCACGTCCACTTCAGAGTGTTCCTGGGGCTgcgcgcctcctcctccacctacctCCAGCTGGCCCTCAACCCCTGGACGTGCGACTGCGAGTTGCACCGCGTCTTCAGCAAGATCCAGCACGTGCGCTATCTGAAGGTGGAAGACTACAAGGAGATCGTGTGTGAGGGCCCGGGCCCATTGGCAGGGGCCTCCCTGGCCCTCATGGACAGCCAGCTGTGTGTGGCCGAGACGTCCGCGGTCCTGGTCATCACCATCACCGTGGTGATGGGTGTCATCTGCGCCCTGGTCAAGGCCAAGCGCAACAGCAGTAGCAAGCAgtctgtgagtgagagtgatGCACAAGCACTGGAGAAGTGA
- the lsm12b gene encoding protein LSM12 homolog A produces the protein MAAPGPGEYFSVGSHVSCLTCLGQRLQGEVVAFDYQSKMLTLKCASSSGKANLNDVILINLAYVSDVDIINDRTETPPPLASLNVSKLANRARTEKEDKLSQAYAISAGVSVEGQQLFQTIHKTIKDCKWQEKNIIVMDDVVISPPYQVDNCKGKEGSALSHVRKIVEKHFRDVESQKSMQRSQAQQTQKDSTLSS, from the exons ATGGCGGCTCCTGGACCGGGGGAGTATTTCAGCGTCGGGAGCCATGTCTCTTGCCTCACCTGCTTGGGCCAACGTCTGCAAGGAGAGGTGGTCGCGTTCGACTACCAGTCCAAGATGTTGACTCTGA AATGTGCTTCCTCCAGCGGAAAGGCGAACCTCAATGACGTCATCCTGATCAACTTAGCCTATGTTTCGGATGTGGATATCATAAACGACCGCACAGAGACTCCTCCTCCACTAGCATCACTGAATGTTAGCAAG CTGGCCAACCGGGCACGGACAGAAAAGGAGGATAAGCTTTCCCAAGCCTATGCAATCAGTGCTGGGGTTTCTGTCGAGGGCCAGCAGCTATTCCAGACCATTCACAAAAC CATCAAAGACTGTAAATGGCAGGAGAAGAACATAATTGTGATGGACGACGTCGTAATCTCGCCGCCTTACCAGGTCGACAACTGCAAAGGCAAAGAGGGAAGCGCTTTAAGTCATGTACGCAAAATA GTCGAGAAACATTTTAGAGACGTGGAAAGTCAGAAGTCCATGCAACGTTCACAAGCACAGCAAACACAGAAGGACTCTACTTTATCCTCTTGA
- the g6pc3 gene encoding glucose-6-phosphatase 3, with translation MEAVHTHGVWVADSLQQKTMSQEKLWLIITHMGDPKAAFLLIFPLTYFIHRRTGTTVLWVAAVSEWLNLVFKWFLFGERPYWWIGESRLFVNNHPQVIQFASTCETGPGSPSGHAMVTAAVWWVIVSAVGSSLYSRTRSVIWTALPYLLYITLLVAVGLSRIFILAHFPHQVVAGSITGFILGVILNPRAPEQRPLLFYVGSSLGLLLTALLMKIGLEELGFDLSWSITLAKKWCAHSEWVRLDSAPFSSLTRDCGAILGLGLSQYWKPRGWPLPWASRALCLALSSMGLYHINRFPLPVQPLPLFYGLFLLKFLLVPQVVMVVVPAGVHLLTSKMKRD, from the exons ATGGAAGCTGTGCACACCCATGGCGTCTGGGTGGCTGACAGCCTCCAGCAGAAGACGATGAGCCAGGAGAAGCTATGGCTGATCATCACGCATATGGGGGACCCCAAAGCAGCCTTTCTGCTGATCTTCCCGCTGACATACTTCATCCACAGGCGAACTGGGACCACCGTGCTGTGGGTGGCGGCGGTCTCAGAGTGGCTGAACTTGGTGTTCAAATG GTTTCTCTTTGGAGAAAGACCATACTGGTGGATAGGTGAATCCCGTTTATTCGTTAACAACCACCCCCAAGTTATTCAATTCGCCTCCACTTGTGAAACCGGCCCCG GCAGTCCCTCGGGTCATGCTATGGTGACTGCAGCAGTGTGGTGGGTGATCGTGTCAGCGGTGGGCTCCTCTCTGTACTCCCGCACCCGAAG TGTTATCTGGACAGCACTTCCATACCTTCTTTATATTACCTTGCTCGTTGCTGTCGGACTGTCACGCATCTTCATCCTCGCCCATTTCCCTCATCAAGTTGTCGCTGGATCAATTACAG GTTTTATTTTGGGGGTCATTTTGAACCCTCGGGCTCCTGAACAGCGACCCCTGCTTTTTTATGTTGGTTCCAGCCTCGGTCTGCTCCTCACTGCTCTGCTGATGAAAATTGGACTGGAAGAGCTGGGATTCGACCTCTCATG GTCCATTACTTTGGCCAAGAAGTGGTGCGCACATTCGGAATGGGTCCGGTTGGACTCCGCCCCGTTTTCCTCTCTGACGCGGGACTGCGGAGCCATCCTGGGCCTGGGACTCTCCCAGTACTGGAAGCCCAGGGGGTGGCCTCTTCCCTGGGCATCCCGAGCACTGTGTCTGGCCCTGTCCTCCATGGGGCTGTACCACATCAACCGCTTCCCACTCCCCGTTCAGCCGCTGCCGCTGTTCTACGGACTCTTCCTGCTGAAGTTCCTCCTGGTGCCtcaggtggtgatggtggtggtgcctgCTGGGGTTCACCTGCTCACGAGCAAAATGAAGAGGGACTGA